One stretch of Roseimicrobium sp. ORNL1 DNA includes these proteins:
- a CDS encoding alginate export family protein, with protein MNRFALPFVQMLMAGVLIADANAEAERPPFKSLRYDEDYRFLQNPSERSGFWDALKYLPVLDGRAGYLSVGGELRERFESYENEFFSANPDADNAYLMQRYLLHADFHASERFRIFGQLQSSLEDGRPGGPRPTDRNAVDLHQLFGDLVMLTRNDQSLTLRVGRQEMSYGSERLISVREGTNSRRAFDAVRLLYRKNESSLDLFFSSPVEVDTGVFDDQHIRDLWFWGAYATLPVTALPGIKLDLYYLGLDSPRSRFSQGSGREERHTLGARFFGTRGRWDFNHEALYQFGRFAEGDIAAWSLATDHGYTVPHLWGRPRLGLKAAIASGDRDRSDRDLQTLNPLFPRGNYFTEASLLGPQNFMDVHPCLRLQPSRGWTIDLGSDFYWRESGEDGIYTPGGAVIYEGNPDFARFVGTDLSVAVTWHATRHVQVAAAYTHFFAGRFIQQNGGEDVDFGMISVSVKF; from the coding sequence ATGAACCGCTTCGCTCTCCCTTTTGTGCAGATGTTGATGGCGGGTGTTCTGATCGCGGACGCAAACGCGGAGGCCGAACGCCCACCATTCAAATCCTTGCGCTATGATGAAGATTACCGCTTCCTCCAGAATCCGTCCGAACGCTCTGGTTTTTGGGACGCGCTGAAATACCTTCCAGTGCTAGATGGCAGAGCTGGCTACCTTTCGGTGGGTGGAGAATTGCGGGAGCGCTTTGAAAGTTATGAGAACGAGTTCTTCAGCGCCAACCCCGATGCGGACAATGCCTACCTGATGCAGCGCTACCTGCTGCATGCGGACTTCCATGCTTCTGAAAGGTTCCGAATTTTCGGACAGTTGCAGAGCTCGCTGGAGGACGGCCGCCCAGGTGGGCCGAGGCCGACGGACCGTAACGCGGTGGATCTTCATCAGCTTTTCGGGGATCTGGTGATGCTTACCAGGAACGACCAAAGCCTGACGCTGCGCGTGGGCAGGCAAGAGATGTCCTACGGCTCCGAGCGCCTGATCAGTGTTCGCGAGGGGACCAACAGCCGCCGGGCGTTTGATGCGGTGCGTCTCCTTTATCGGAAGAACGAAAGCTCACTGGATCTGTTCTTCTCCAGTCCTGTTGAAGTGGATACTGGTGTCTTCGATGATCAGCACATTCGCGATCTCTGGTTCTGGGGCGCTTACGCCACGCTGCCCGTTACTGCGCTGCCTGGTATCAAGCTCGACCTGTACTATCTGGGACTGGACAGCCCACGTTCTAGGTTCAGCCAAGGCAGCGGCCGGGAGGAGCGACATACACTGGGGGCGCGGTTCTTTGGAACACGAGGGCGGTGGGACTTTAATCATGAGGCCCTTTACCAGTTTGGCAGATTTGCAGAAGGTGACATCGCGGCGTGGTCACTCGCCACGGACCATGGATACACGGTACCTCACCTCTGGGGTCGGCCCCGCCTGGGATTGAAGGCCGCGATCGCGTCGGGGGACCGTGATCGATCCGATCGCGATCTACAGACGCTCAATCCCCTGTTCCCCCGTGGCAACTACTTTACCGAGGCATCCCTGCTGGGGCCCCAGAACTTTATGGACGTTCATCCTTGTCTCCGGCTGCAGCCTTCCCGGGGGTGGACAATCGATCTTGGAAGCGACTTTTACTGGAGGGAAAGTGGGGAGGACGGGATTTACACCCCAGGTGGAGCAGTCATTTATGAGGGGAACCCAGACTTCGCCCGGTTTGTAGGCACAGATCTCTCGGTCGCCGTGACCTGGCACGCCACCCGGCATGTCCAGGTTGCGGCCGCCTACACCCACTTTTTTGCAGGCCGTTTCATTCAACAAAATGGCGGGGAGGACGTCGATTTTGGAATGATTTCTGTGAGTGTGAAGTTTTGA
- the ycaC gene encoding isochorismate family cysteine hydrolase YcaC: MSEFKYNRLDKNNVAVLLVDHQAGLTNLVQDFSPDDFKNGVLAMADIAEYFKLPTILTTSFEDGPNGPLVPELKEKFPKAPYIARPGNINAWDNEDFVKAVKATGKKQLLIAGIVTEVCVAFPALSALEEGYEVFVVADASGTFNKTTRDAAWFRMQAAGAQMMTWFGVACELHRDWRNDIEGLATLFSNHLPSYRCLISSYNAAQKAVKR; this comes from the coding sequence ATGAGCGAATTCAAATATAACCGACTCGACAAAAACAATGTAGCTGTCCTTCTGGTAGACCACCAGGCAGGCCTCACCAATCTGGTCCAGGACTTCTCTCCGGACGACTTCAAGAACGGAGTGCTCGCGATGGCGGATATCGCGGAGTACTTCAAGCTTCCAACCATCCTGACCACAAGCTTTGAGGACGGACCCAACGGGCCGTTGGTACCTGAACTCAAGGAGAAATTCCCCAAGGCGCCCTACATCGCCCGACCAGGCAACATCAATGCCTGGGACAATGAGGATTTTGTGAAGGCCGTGAAGGCCACGGGCAAGAAACAACTGCTCATCGCCGGCATCGTCACCGAGGTGTGTGTTGCTTTCCCGGCGTTGTCCGCGTTGGAGGAAGGATATGAAGTGTTTGTGGTCGCAGACGCTTCGGGCACCTTCAACAAGACCACCCGCGATGCAGCGTGGTTCCGCATGCAGGCGGCTGGAGCGCAGATGATGACGTGGTTCGGCGTCGCCTGTGAACTTCATCGCGATTGGCGTAATGACATCGAGGGGCTTGCCACACTCTTCTCGAACCATCTGCCAAGTTATCGCTGCCTTATCAGCAGCTACAATGCAGCTCAGAAGGCGGTCAAGCGCTGA
- a CDS encoding LysR substrate-binding domain-containing protein, producing the protein MELRHLRYFAAVAQEENITRAAAKLHVAQPALSRQIRDLELELGVALFEHNARSVRLTEAGRVFLKSATATLKHAELTAQSVRKYASGHLGEIHIGYAASLTVELLPRAINRFQQKHPRVHVQIHDLSTEGMLAGLRDGTLHIALLVRPSTPALGGLIYEEAVHFRPGVALPVTHPLGNLDAILPAHLSGEHILAYTHADYPEYHVWLRGILKRVRPSPRIVAEYDSSTSLIAAVESGCGIALVQVGFEKLAGARLLTRPLDARDSGFSFGVARRKDDVSETTLHFVESIQAQC; encoded by the coding sequence ATGGAACTGCGCCACCTCAGATATTTTGCGGCTGTCGCCCAAGAGGAAAACATCACGCGCGCAGCGGCGAAGTTGCATGTGGCGCAACCAGCCCTCAGCCGGCAAATTCGCGATCTAGAACTGGAGCTGGGGGTGGCCCTTTTCGAGCACAACGCCCGCTCCGTCCGGCTGACCGAGGCCGGACGTGTATTCCTGAAAAGCGCCACCGCGACCCTCAAACACGCGGAACTGACAGCGCAGTCTGTCCGGAAGTATGCCAGCGGACACTTGGGAGAAATTCACATCGGCTACGCAGCGTCCCTGACAGTCGAACTTCTGCCGCGTGCCATCAACCGCTTCCAGCAGAAGCATCCGCGCGTCCACGTGCAGATCCACGACCTTTCCACGGAAGGCATGCTGGCCGGGTTGCGGGATGGTACCCTTCATATCGCACTCCTGGTGCGCCCCTCCACTCCAGCTTTGGGTGGATTGATCTATGAGGAAGCCGTCCATTTCCGACCCGGTGTGGCCCTGCCAGTCACTCACCCTCTGGGAAATTTGGACGCCATTCTCCCTGCCCATTTGTCCGGCGAACATATTCTGGCCTATACCCACGCAGACTATCCCGAGTATCACGTGTGGCTGAGGGGGATCCTCAAAAGAGTGCGTCCATCCCCACGAATCGTTGCGGAATATGACAGCTCCACAAGCTTGATCGCCGCAGTCGAATCCGGCTGTGGCATTGCCTTGGTTCAAGTGGGATTTGAAAAACTCGCGGGAGCGCGGTTACTCACCCGACCGCTCGACGCCCGGGATTCGGGTTTTTCTTTTGGGGTCGCAAGACGCAAGGATGATGTTTCGGAAACCACTCTGCATTTTGTAGAATCCATCCAAGCGCAGTGCTGA
- a CDS encoding prenyltransferase/squalene oxidase repeat-containing protein codes for MASPRSFRLEMLQVARLAPKLLGESASLVEKFLLSQVTPQGGFADRQGKPDLYYTVFGLESLLALRVEAPQEKVSAYLRTFGHGEGLDFVHACSLARCHANLGGQFISQSDKHGLADLIETYRTPDGGYHGTRGRPAGSAYGGLLAWGAYNDLNLPMPQEERLGEALAALALADGSFANEPGMREGTTTTTAAAVTLARHLSFPLPTGTGAWLLKQVHPSGGFLATPRAPLPDLLSTATALHALEGLQIPFGHIREICLDFIDSLWTAEGGFYGHWADDHLDAEYTSYGLLALGHLSS; via the coding sequence ATGGCTTCCCCGCGCAGTTTCCGTCTTGAAATGCTCCAGGTGGCGCGACTCGCGCCCAAGTTGCTGGGCGAATCAGCGTCGCTGGTGGAGAAGTTCCTCCTCTCCCAAGTGACGCCGCAGGGCGGCTTCGCCGATCGCCAGGGAAAGCCGGACCTGTATTACACCGTCTTCGGCCTGGAGTCCCTGCTCGCGCTTCGTGTGGAGGCCCCGCAGGAGAAAGTCTCTGCCTACCTGCGCACCTTTGGTCATGGCGAGGGGCTTGATTTTGTTCACGCGTGCTCCCTGGCGCGCTGCCATGCGAACCTGGGCGGCCAGTTCATTTCCCAATCAGACAAGCACGGCCTTGCCGACCTCATTGAAACCTACCGCACCCCGGATGGTGGCTACCATGGCACGCGCGGCAGACCGGCAGGCTCTGCGTATGGCGGTCTCCTCGCCTGGGGCGCCTACAACGACCTGAACCTGCCGATGCCGCAGGAAGAACGTCTCGGAGAGGCCCTGGCAGCGCTGGCCCTGGCGGATGGCTCCTTCGCCAACGAACCCGGCATGCGCGAAGGCACCACCACCACCACGGCAGCGGCGGTCACGCTGGCGCGTCATCTTTCGTTTCCACTACCGACCGGCACCGGAGCATGGCTGCTCAAGCAGGTGCACCCCAGCGGTGGCTTCCTGGCCACACCGCGCGCGCCACTGCCGGATCTGCTCAGCACCGCCACGGCACTGCATGCGCTGGAGGGACTGCAGATCCCCTTCGGCCACATCCGCGAGATCTGCCTCGACTTTATCGACAGCCTCTGGACAGCCGAGGGAGGATTTTATGGTCACTGGGCCGATGACCATCTCGACGCCGAATACACCAGCTATGGATTGCTGGCGTTGGGGCATCTAAGCTCCTAG